CGCATCCGGGCGCAGCAGGCCGACCAGCATGGACACCGTGGTGCTCTTACCCGCACCGTTGGGCCCGAGTAGGCCGTAGGACTGGCCTGCTTCGATCTTGAAGCCGACGTTGTCCACGGCGACGTTGTCGCCGTAGCGCTTGACCAGTCCCTCGCACTCCAGCGTGAGTGTCATCGGACACCTCCGGTCGAGCAGCCCTCGATGGTCTCCGGGGACGTGCGTTCGACGAGGTTGTTCTCGAAGTACTGCTTGTCCAGGTTGTCGCTGATGTCGACGTCGAGCGGCTCGTTGCCGGTGATCCGATTCCACAGCACCCGGTTGTCCTGCACCGGACCGCCGCCCCACTCGGTGGAGGAGGCCATGGCCACCGCGCCACCGATGACCGAGGGGCCGCTGGGGTGGTGGTCGACGATGTGGTTGCCGACCACGGTGGTCCGCTCGGCACCGATCAGGCCGACGCCGACCCCGGAGATCGGCGGGCCCGCGTCGCCCAGTCCGTCCGGCACGACTCCGGCGGACAGCCCGTTGTCACGCAGCTCGTTGTCCATGATGAGGTTGTCGGTGGAGCCGCCCTCGGGCTCACCCGGGTAGACCTGGTTGAGCACCAGAACCCCGGCGGCGTTGCCATGGCTGCGGTTGCGGCGCACCTGGGCGAACGAGGCGTTGTCGACGAAGATCCCGAAGGCGTTGCCGAAGGTCTCGTTGTCCTCGATCAGCGCTTCGGAGCGCTGACAGAAGCTCAGTGCGACGCCGCCGTACTGGCTGCCGGAGGCGCGGCAGCCGCGCACCTGGATGCCGCTGGATTCCCGCACGTAGATGCCCCAGAGCGCGTTGTCCTCGGCGACGACGTCCTCGATGTGCAGGTCGGTGGTGGTGTGGGCGTAGACGGCCGCGCCGGTGAAGCCCTTGATCGCCAGGCTTCGCAGGGTGAAGCCGGTGACGCCCTCGGCGTAGACGACGATGCCGCTGGAGACCTCGGTCTTGGCGTCGGTGAGCACCGGGATGCCGGCCGGGGCGTCGCCGCCCGGTTCCAGGACGGTCCGCTCGGCGCCGTCGCCGACGAGCGTCACGCCGCTGTGTCTGATGAGCAGATGTTCGGCGTAGGTGCCCTCGGTGAGTCTGACGATGGCGCCCGCCCCCGCGCTGTCGAGCGCTTGCTGGATGGATTCGCCCGGTCTCACGACCGTCTCAGCAGGGGCTTGAGCTAAGGACATCCTGGTGCTCCCTTCTCCTTCTTGGTCCACACCACGGCCAGTGCGGCGATCACGATGTCGTTGTGGCCCCATCGGGCGGCGCCGAGGACGCGCTGCGCGGGTCGGCCCGGGGCCAGCCGCGCCAGCGCGGCGGCGCGGCTGGCCCCGTGCACGTCATAGGGGGCGGCGGTGGTCAGTTCGATGCCGGTGGCCGCCTGCAGCGCGGCGGCGGCCTCGTCGAGCAGCGCCGTGGGGTCGTCGCCCTCGACGGTGGCCAGGGTGGTCGCACCGGGCGGTTCGGCGCAGGCTTGTTCGAAGTCGTGCCAACGAAATCCGTCGGGACGTCCTCCCACGGCTTTGATCAGGCACTCCTTGATGGCGAACGCTGCGGCGGCTTCGATGGGCTCTCGGTGACGGTGTCGCTCCGTCTGAGTGACGACCTGCTTGCGATAGGCATCGCCGAGGTCTGAGATCATCCGCCCCAGTCGATCCCGTTCCACGATGTCCACACCCAGCAGGACCGCCGCCCCAGTCACGCAGGCCCGCTCGCGAATTTTGTCATGAAACGGGCCAAACGAGAAGAATATTCATCTGGGCGTTCCAACATGGGGATATGTCCACAGTCCTCCACCAACGCAACCTCGCTGGTGGGATGGGCTTCCAGCACATCGAGCCACGCATCGACCGGCGTCATCCGGTCGTAGCGGCCCCACACGTACAGCGAGGGACAACGCACCTTGTCCAAGGCGGCCTGCACCGGATAGGACCTGGTGGCCCGCAGGCTCTTGGCCATGCTCAGCATCGACTGTGGCTTCTCCAACAGGGTGCCGGTCTCGCGAAGCTGCTCGTCGCTGAAGTGCCGTCCGGAGTGGAACAACGCCGCCATCATCCGCGCTTCGAACTCCGCACCGCTGGGCTTGACGCCCGCCCGCCGATCCATGCTCAGACCCACATCGGGATCGGCC
This Actinoalloteichus hymeniacidonis DNA region includes the following protein-coding sequences:
- a CDS encoding right-handed parallel beta-helix repeat-containing protein: MSLAQAPAETVVRPGESIQQALDSAGAGAIVRLTEGTYAEHLLIRHSGVTLVGDGAERTVLEPGGDAPAGIPVLTDAKTEVSSGIVVYAEGVTGFTLRSLAIKGFTGAAVYAHTTTDLHIEDVVAEDNALWGIYVRESSGIQVRGCRASGSQYGGVALSFCQRSEALIEDNETFGNAFGIFVDNASFAQVRRNRSHGNAAGVLVLNQVYPGEPEGGSTDNLIMDNELRDNGLSAGVVPDGLGDAGPPISGVGVGLIGAERTTVVGNHIVDHHPSGPSVIGGAVAMASSTEWGGGPVQDNRVLWNRITGNEPLDVDISDNLDKQYFENNLVERTSPETIEGCSTGGVR
- a CDS encoding 4'-phosphopantetheinyl transferase superfamily protein, translating into MTGAAVLLGVDIVERDRLGRMISDLGDAYRKQVVTQTERHRHREPIEAAAAFAIKECLIKAVGGRPDGFRWHDFEQACAEPPGATTLATVEGDDPTALLDEAAAALQAATGIELTTAAPYDVHGASRAAALARLAPGRPAQRVLGAARWGHNDIVIAALAVVWTKKEKGAPGCP
- a CDS encoding alpha/beta fold hydrolase — encoded protein: MTSLFTADHQLDESGRPTAVFVSALFAGGWIWDHPYETLAADGWPVLRTHQPVCAVDPKVASTIEGLGDAMVAVCDEAGVDDMVVCANSLGGLVAIDLAMRFPERVKGIVVSGAPGLTADPDVGLSMDRRAGVKPSGAEFEARMMAALFHSGRHFSDEQLRETGTLLEKPQSMLSMAKSLRATRSYPVQAALDKVRCPSLYVWGRYDRMTPVDAWLDVLEAHPTSEVALVEDCGHIPMLERPDEYSSRLARFMTKFASGPA